In one Halichondria panicea chromosome 4, odHalPani1.1, whole genome shotgun sequence genomic region, the following are encoded:
- the LOC135334646 gene encoding uncharacterized protein LOC135334646 — MASSTRHIVMLFAAAVLLFTTCKAAPIVKRQSTNESDALTNYALGMIIGAHIANASLVDRLTNHSANISESAFSAVRIACTLHSGYKNINALSPNDSADALIILISEKIQEDACELLKEEVGPSVFSLDCGSESVFSDLDDICALWDYSVMAQSNADNLEVVTGTRCDSDESMKVKCNEWICNHNLQDNDSIMRASLTPEECPEATV; from the exons ATGGCTTCTTCAACCCGACATATTGTAATGCTCTTTGCAGCAGCTGTACTGCTATTCACCACCTGCAAGGCAGCCCCCATCGTTAAGAGACAATCAACTAATGAGTCGGACGCACTCACAAACTATGCTCTGGGAATGATTATTGGAGCTCATATTGCA AATGCCTCACTTGTTGATCGCCTCACAAATCACTCGGCAAACATCTCAGAGTCTGCCTTTAGTGCAGTCCGGATCGCTTGTACTCTCCACTCTGGCTACAAGAACATTAACGCTCTCTCACCCAACGACTCTGCTGACGCCTTGATTATACTCATTTCTGAGAAGATCCAAGAAGACGCTTGTGAATTGCTCAAGGAAGAAGTTGGTCCCTCTGTTTTTAGTCTGGATTGTGGGAGTGAGAGTGTGTTTAGTGATTTGGACGACATCTGTGCTCTCTGGGACTACTCGGTCATGGCTCAGTCAAATGCCGACAATTTAGAGGTTGTCACGGGAACTCGATGTGATTCCGATGAGTCTATGAAGGTAAAATGTAACGAATGGATTTGCAATCATAATCTTCAAGACAACGATTCTATTATGAGGGCTAGCCTCACCCCTGAAGAGTGTCCAGAAGCCACAGTATAA